Proteins from one Coffea arabica cultivar ET-39 chromosome 8c, Coffea Arabica ET-39 HiFi, whole genome shotgun sequence genomic window:
- the LOC113706109 gene encoding probable beta-1,4-xylosyltransferase GT43E: protein MASFRRSLSVVPQHGSSADEEEYAVASSLPKSSSLNSDHLPTGGLFLRSFSSLDYALYKLQTLILGLFPKRSSRPLERFKSKGNSWRRALLHFLVCFLIGILIEITPFASPTFSMNLLAKHQPFSLEMLQQVNTIGFYQHDDPKNFTSAVERVEINDNDKPKSAGATDERQDGFPVGDHLTDKTLYEDLNTTFNKLLIIVTPIYSRPLQAYYLNRLAQTLGLVPPPLLWIVVEMTSQSAETAEILRNSGVMHRHLICKETLTGANDRGMLLRNVGLSHIETHQLDGIIYFADDDNMYTTDLFDQMRHIRSSTFYNCPCSSTAFAI from the coding sequence ATGGCATCTTTCAGGAGATCATTGTCAGTGGTGCCTCAACATGGAAGTTCAGCAGATGAGGAAGAATATGCAGTAGCATCTTCATTACCTAAATCATCATCGCTGAACTCAGATCACCTGCCAACAGGTGGTTTATTTCTACGTTCTTTCAGTTCATTAGACTATGCACTGTACAAACTTCAAACACTCATTCTTGGCTTATTCCCTAAAAGATCTTCTCGACCCTTAGAAAGGTTCAAATCAAAGGGGAACAGTTGGAGAAGGgctcttctccatttcttggTATGTTTCCTTATTGGCATACTTATTGAGATTACACCATTTGCTTCACCAACTTTTTCCATGAATCTTTTGGCCAAACATCAGCCTTTCTCCTTGGAGATGCTTCAACAAGTCAATACGATTGGGTTTTATCAACATGATGATCCAAAAAATTTTACATCTGCAGTCGAAAGAGTCGAAATAAATGATAACGATAAACCCAAATCAGCAGGCGCTACTGATGAACGACAAGACGGATTTCCTGTTGGTGATCATCTAACTGATAAAACACTTTATGAAGATCTAAACACCACATTCAATAAGCTTTTGATTATTGTGACCCCAATATATTCTAGGCCATTACAAGCTTATTATTTAAATCGTTTGGCCCAAACATTGGGATTGGTTCCGCCTCCTTTGTTGTGGATAGTTGTGGAGATGACATCTCAATCTGCTGAAACAGCCGAAATTTTGAGGAATTCTGGGGTCATGCATAGGCATCTAATATGCAAAGAGACTTTAACTGGCGCAAATGATAGAGGCATGCTCCTCAGAAATGTAGGTCTTTCTCACATTGAGACACACCAGCTTGATGGTATCATTTATTTTGCTGATGATGACAACATGTACACCACTGATCTCTTTGACCAAATGAGACATATCAGGTCCTCTACTTTTTATAATTGTCCTTGTTCTTCAACAGCTTTTGCCATTTAA
- the LOC113707229 gene encoding tocopherol cyclase, chloroplastic-like isoform X2, translated as MANAFSMSNMFQTLPFPCLNPKPNSTNSVSVSPLKSHQQFFPKFFIANSKKAGAAASTMDAESGFAEEEQRSKAAKFKESAAAMNPVYKPTPSNRPLRTPHSGYHFDGSTRKFFEGWYFKVSIPECRQSFCFMYSVENPAFSKKLSTLEVLQYGPRFTGVGAQILGADDKYICQYAEDSPNFWGSRHELMLGNTFSAKKNMRPPSKEVPPQEFDQRVLEGFQVTPLWHQGFIRDDGRTSYVETVKTARWEYSTRPIYGWGNVDSKQKSTAGWLAAFPVFEPHWQMCMAGGLSTGWIEWDGERFEFENAPSYSEKNWGGGFPRRWFWVQCNVFEGASGDIALTAAGGLRQLPGLSDTFENAALIGVHYRGVFYEFVPWNGVVKWEVSQWGYWFMSAENKTHKVELVATTKDPGTTLRAPTSEAGFAPACKDTCSAELRLELWDRRSDGSKGNEFPNFLS; from the exons ATGGCAAATGCATTTTCCATGTCAAACATGTTCCAAACGCTGCCCTTTCCTTGTTTGAATCCAAAACCCAATTCAACAAATTCAGTAAGCGTTAGTCCACTGAAGAGTCATCAGCAGTTCTTCCCCAAGTTCTTTATTGCAAATTCCAAGAAGGCGGGGGCGGCAGCGTCAACTATGGATGCGGAGTCCGGCTTTGCTGAAGAGGAGCAGCGGTCAAAAGCAGCAAAGTTTAAAGAGTCAGCTGCTGCTATGAATCCTGTTTACAAGCCTACGCCTTCCAATCGCCCTCTTCGAACCCCTCACAGCGG GTACCATTTTGATGGAAGTACTCGGAAATTCTTTGAGGGTTGGTATTTCAAGGTCTCAATACCTGAATGTAGGCAGAGCTTCTGTTTTATGTATTCTGTTGAGAATCCTGCTTTCTCCAAGAAGTTGAGCACACTTGAGGTACTACAATATGGGCCTAGATTTACAGGAGTTGGGGCTCAAATTCTTGGCGCTGATGACAAATATATTTGCCAGTACGCTGAAGATTCTCCTAACTTTTGGGGAA GCAGGCATGAATTGATGCTTGGAAACACTTTTTCAGCAAAGAAAAATATGCGGCCTCCAAGTAAGGAGGTGCCTCCTCAG GAGTTCGATCAAAGAGTTCTGGAAGGTTTTCAAGTTACTCCCCTTTGGCATCAGGGTTTTATTCGCGATGACGGGAG GACAAGCTATGTGGAGACTGTAAAGACTGCACGTTGGGAGTATAGTACACGCCCCATTTACGGCTGGGGTAATGTTGACTCGAAACAAAAGTCTACAGCTGGGTGGCTTGCTGCTTTCCCTGTTTTTGAACCCCATTGGCAAATGTGCATGGCAGGGGGGCTTTCGACAG GTTGGATAGAGTGGGATGGAGAAAGGTttgagtttgaaaatgctcCTTCATATTCCGAGAAGAATTGGGGTGGTGGCTTCCCCAGAAGGTGGTTTTGG GTCCAGTGCAATGTCTTTGAAGGTGCAAGTGGAGACATTGCTCTTACTGCTGCTGGTGGCTTGAGGCAACTTCCTGGATTGTCTGATACCTTTGAAAATGCGGCACTG ATTGGTGTTCACTATAGAGGAGTATTCTACGAATTCGTGCCATGGAATGGAGTTGTTAAATGGGAAGTTTCACAATGGGGCTATTGGTTTATGTCTGCAGAGAATAAAACACACAAG GTGGAGTTGGTGGCAACAACAAAAGACCCAGGCACTACTTTGCGTGCTCCAACCTCAGAGGCCGGCTTTGCCCCAGCCTGTAAGGATACTTGCAGTGCAGAACTAAGACTGGAACTGTGGGATCGAAGATCTGATGGAAGTAAAGGAAAT GAATTTCCGAATTTCCTGTCTTGA
- the LOC113707229 gene encoding tocopherol cyclase, chloroplastic-like isoform X1 — translation MANAFSMSNMFQTLPFPCLNPKPNSTNSVSVSPLKSHQQFFPKFFIANSKKAGAAASTMDAESGFAEEEQRSKAAKFKESAAAMNPVYKPTPSNRPLRTPHSGYHFDGSTRKFFEGWYFKVSIPECRQSFCFMYSVENPAFSKKLSTLEVLQYGPRFTGVGAQILGADDKYICQYAEDSPNFWGSRHELMLGNTFSAKKNMRPPSKEVPPQEFDQRVLEGFQVTPLWHQGFIRDDGRTSYVETVKTARWEYSTRPIYGWGNVDSKQKSTAGWLAAFPVFEPHWQMCMAGGLSTGWIEWDGERFEFENAPSYSEKNWGGGFPRRWFWVQCNVFEGASGDIALTAAGGLRQLPGLSDTFENAALIGVHYRGVFYEFVPWNGVVKWEVSQWGYWFMSAENKTHKVELVATTKDPGTTLRAPTSEAGFAPACKDTCSAELRLELWDRRSDGSKGNSILDVTSNMAAVEVGGGPWFSPWKGQTNTPEFVSRALNLPVDVEGLLDSVPLLKPPGL, via the exons ATGGCAAATGCATTTTCCATGTCAAACATGTTCCAAACGCTGCCCTTTCCTTGTTTGAATCCAAAACCCAATTCAACAAATTCAGTAAGCGTTAGTCCACTGAAGAGTCATCAGCAGTTCTTCCCCAAGTTCTTTATTGCAAATTCCAAGAAGGCGGGGGCGGCAGCGTCAACTATGGATGCGGAGTCCGGCTTTGCTGAAGAGGAGCAGCGGTCAAAAGCAGCAAAGTTTAAAGAGTCAGCTGCTGCTATGAATCCTGTTTACAAGCCTACGCCTTCCAATCGCCCTCTTCGAACCCCTCACAGCGG GTACCATTTTGATGGAAGTACTCGGAAATTCTTTGAGGGTTGGTATTTCAAGGTCTCAATACCTGAATGTAGGCAGAGCTTCTGTTTTATGTATTCTGTTGAGAATCCTGCTTTCTCCAAGAAGTTGAGCACACTTGAGGTACTACAATATGGGCCTAGATTTACAGGAGTTGGGGCTCAAATTCTTGGCGCTGATGACAAATATATTTGCCAGTACGCTGAAGATTCTCCTAACTTTTGGGGAA GCAGGCATGAATTGATGCTTGGAAACACTTTTTCAGCAAAGAAAAATATGCGGCCTCCAAGTAAGGAGGTGCCTCCTCAG GAGTTCGATCAAAGAGTTCTGGAAGGTTTTCAAGTTACTCCCCTTTGGCATCAGGGTTTTATTCGCGATGACGGGAG GACAAGCTATGTGGAGACTGTAAAGACTGCACGTTGGGAGTATAGTACACGCCCCATTTACGGCTGGGGTAATGTTGACTCGAAACAAAAGTCTACAGCTGGGTGGCTTGCTGCTTTCCCTGTTTTTGAACCCCATTGGCAAATGTGCATGGCAGGGGGGCTTTCGACAG GTTGGATAGAGTGGGATGGAGAAAGGTttgagtttgaaaatgctcCTTCATATTCCGAGAAGAATTGGGGTGGTGGCTTCCCCAGAAGGTGGTTTTGG GTCCAGTGCAATGTCTTTGAAGGTGCAAGTGGAGACATTGCTCTTACTGCTGCTGGTGGCTTGAGGCAACTTCCTGGATTGTCTGATACCTTTGAAAATGCGGCACTG ATTGGTGTTCACTATAGAGGAGTATTCTACGAATTCGTGCCATGGAATGGAGTTGTTAAATGGGAAGTTTCACAATGGGGCTATTGGTTTATGTCTGCAGAGAATAAAACACACAAG GTGGAGTTGGTGGCAACAACAAAAGACCCAGGCACTACTTTGCGTGCTCCAACCTCAGAGGCCGGCTTTGCCCCAGCCTGTAAGGATACTTGCAGTGCAGAACTAAGACTGGAACTGTGGGATCGAAGATCTGATGGAAGTAAAGGAAAT AGTATTCTGGATGTCACAAGTAATATGGCAGCTGTAGAAGTTGGTGGAGGACCCTGGTTCAGCCCATGGAAAGGCCAGACGAATACACCAGAATTTGTTAGCCGGGCTCTTAATCTTCCTGTTGATGTAGAGGGACTTCTGGATTCAGTCCCTCTGCTGAAGCCCCCCGGTCTTTAA
- the LOC113707231 gene encoding bark storage protein A-like, with amino-acid sequence MKKVLLFLSALVFFALAPEATNGALHGKTQALINRANKFGPYLGLVIPNLFEMNPLLQHPSFVPSELVIDFAGKRFRFGTIEKKPVILVMTGLGMLNAGVTTQLLLSLFEIEGVVHYGIAGNANPSLHIGDVTIPQYWSHSALWNWQRYGDGPSNELPLEENGDYTRDIGYIRFADYTTSNVTSCSSPFDNLLNNVWYQPEEVFPIDGDPEERQHAFWVPVDSHYFKISRLLEGLELEGCVNSTTCLDTTPKVTRVERGTSASIYLDNAAYRSFIYNKFNVSPVEMESAAVALVCHQQRVPFIVIRALSDLAGGGTAESNEAATFTALAADNSVKVVVEFIKILLSFPWLLREVRS; translated from the exons ATGAAGAAAGTTCTTCTGTTTCTAAGTGCTCTTGTCTTCTTTGCCCTAGCCCCAGAAGCAACGAACGGTGCGTTGCATGGAAAGacgcaagcattaatcaaccgAGCTAACAAATTTGGACCTTATTTAGGATTGGTAATTCCAAATCTATTCGAAATGAATCCACTACTCCAACATCCAAGTTTCGTTCCTAGTGAGCTCGTTATAGATTTTGCAG GTAAGAGATTTCGATTTGGAACAATTGAGAAAAAGCCAGTTATATTGGTGATGACGGGACTCGGAATG CTAAATGCAGGTGTAACTACGCAGCTTTTGCTGAGCTTGTTCGAAATAGAGGGTGTTGTGCATTATGGAATTGCTGGGAATGCAAACCCTTCTCTTCATATTGGAGATGTAACTATTCCTCAGTATTGGTCTCACTCTGCTCTGTGGAATTGGCAG AGATATGGAGACGGGCCTAGCAACGAACTCCCACTTGAAGAGAATGGAGACTACACAAGGGATATTGGGTACATAAGATTTGCAGATTATACAACCAGTAATGTAACAAGCTGCAGCAGCCCGTTTGATAATCTTCTAAATAACGTTTGGTACCAGCCTGAGGAAGTTTTTCCAATAGATGGAGATCCTGAAGAAAGACAACATGCATTTTGGGTCCCCGTCGATTCCCATTACTTCAAGATCTCAAGATTGCTTGAG GGCTTGGAATTAGAAGGTTGTGTGAATTCAACAACATGTTTGGACACAACCCCAAAGGTGACAAGGGTTGAAAGAGGAACAAGTGCCAGCATTTACTTAGACAATGCAGCTTATAGGAGCTTCATATACAACAAGTTTAATGTGAGCCCTGTGGAGATGGAAAGTGCTGCAGTGGCTCTCGTTTGCCATCAGCAAAGGGTTCCTTTCATTGTCATTAGGGCACTTTCCGACTTGGCCGGCGGTGGCACCGCTGAATCCAATGAGGCTGCTACTTTCACTGCTCTTGCAGCTGATAATTCTGTCAAAGTTGTGGTGGAATTCATCAAGATTTTACTGTCTTTTCCATGGCTCCTTCGAGAAGTCAGAAGCTGA